A region of Salmo salar chromosome ssa17, Ssal_v3.1, whole genome shotgun sequence DNA encodes the following proteins:
- the LOC106575818 gene encoding myosin light chain 3, skeletal muscle isoform codes for MADAAPAEASGASAFTADQIEDFKEAFGLFDRVGDSMIGYNQVADVMRALGQNPQNKEVAAILGKPSADDMANKRLAFADFMPMMEKVDKIVKGTLDDYVEGLRVFDKEGNGTVSGAELRIVLGTLGEKMSEAEIDSLLIGQEDENGSINYEAFVKHVLSV; via the exons ATG GCTGATGCTGCTCCCGCTGAGGCATCCGGCGCCTCCGCTTTTACGGCCGACCAGATcgagg ACTTCAAAGAGGCTTTCGGGCTCTTCGACAGAGTCGGTGACAGCATGATTGGATACAACCAGGTGGCTGATGTCATGCGCGCCCTGGGACAGAACCCCCAGAACAAGGAGGTTGCAGCGATCCTGGGAAAACCATCCGCCGATG ATATGGCCAACAAGAGGCTGGCCTTCGCCGATTTCATGCCCATGATGGAAAAAGTCGATAAAATAGTGAAGGGTACACTTGATGACTACGTTGAGGGTCTCCGCGTCTTCGACAAGGAGGGCAACGGCACCGTGTCTGGGGCTGAGCTGCGCATCGTGCTGGGCACACTGG GTGAGAAGATGTCCGAGGCCGAGATTGATTCCCTCCTTATAGGTCAGGAGGACGAGAACGGCAGCATCAACTATGAGG CATTTGTCAAGCACGTCCTGTCTGTGTAA
- the LOC106575822 gene encoding glutathione S-transferase LANCL1, translating to MDQRAWKNPYADYDGNPASVQELFDSQGKLTAEFAGRLSNAISQLLMHMENGLKSADPRDCTGYTGWAGIALLYLHLHGVFGEPSFLQKALDYVGHSLTCPTRRRDVTFLCGDAGPLAVAAVVYHRVQRAQESDECLSRLLQLHQSVVMGSGASGLPDELLYGRMGYLYALTFINQQFGHDKIPIQYIQQICEAVLISGEGQSQRFRCQDQSPLMYEWYQEQYVGPAHGLAGIYYFLMQPGYVAGDERVHRLVRPSVDHVCRLRFPTGNYPPCIGDNRDLLVHWCHGAPGIIYMLLQAYKVFGVGQYLEEALQCGEVVWHRGLLKKGYGLCHGAAGNAYAFLALYKLTHDPKHLYRACMFADWCMNYGKHGCRTPDTPFSLFEGMAGTIYFLADLLQPLKSKFPAFEV from the exons ATGGACCAGAGAGCTTGGAAGAACCCATACGCAGACTATGATGGGAACCCTGCATCTGTGCAAGAACTATTTGATTCACAAGGAAAG CTCACAGCAGAATTTGCAGGGCGGCTGAGTAATGCCATCAGTCAGCTGTTGATGCACATGGAGAATGGGCTCAAGTCTGCTGACCCTAGAGACTGCACTGGCTACACTGGCTGGGCAG gcATCGCCCTGCTTTACCTGCACCTCCACGGTGTGTTCGGCGAGCCTTCATTCCTGCAGAAGGCTCTGGACTACGTGGGCCACAGCCTGACGTGTCCGACGCGGCGACGTGATGTCACCTTCCTGTGCGGTGACGCCGGGCCCCTGGCCGTGGCTGCAGTGGTCTACCACAGAGTACAGAGGGCACAGGAGTCAGACGAATGCCTCAGCAG GCTGCTGCAGCTCCATCAGTCAGTGGTAATGGGCTCCGGGGCCAGCGGTCTCCCTGATGAGCTGCTCTACGGCAGGATGGGTTACCTCTACGCCCTGACCTTCATCAACCAGCAGTTTGGCCACGACAAGATCCCCATCCAGTACATCCAACAG ATCTGTGAGGCTGTGTTAATATCGGGGGAGGGCCAGTCCCAGAGGTTCCGTTGTCAGGACCAGAGCCCTCTGATGTACGAGTGGTACCAAGAACAGTATGTAGGCCCCGCCCATGGCCTGGCAGGCATCTACTACTTCCTCATGCAG CCAGGCTATGTGGCGGGGGATGAGAGGGTCCACAGACTGGTGAGGCCCAGCGTGGACCACGTCTGTCGACTCCGCTTTCCCACTGGGAACTACCCGCCCTGCATAGGGGACAACAGGGACCTGCTGGTGCACTGGTGTCATGGAGCCCCAGGCATTATCTACATGCTGCTGCAGGCCTACAAG GTGTTTGGAGTGGGCCAGTACCTGGAAGAGGCTCTACAGTGTGGGGAGGTGGTGTGGCACAGGGGCCTGCTGAAGAAGGGCTACGGCCTGTGTCACGGCGCCGCGGGTAACGCCTACGCCTTCCTGGCCCTCTACAAGCTCACCCATGACCCCAAGCACCTCTACAGGGCCTGTATG TTTGCAGACTGGTGCATGAACTACGGCAAACATGGCTGCAGGACACCGGACACTCCTTTCTCATTATTTGAAG GCATGGCTGGAACCATCTACTTCCTGGCGGACCTCCTCCAGCCCCTGAAATCAAAGTTCCCAGCATTTGAGGTGTAA